The following DNA comes from Candidatus Methylacidiphilum fumarolicum.
GCTACTGCCGATCCCAACGCAACTGCTTCCCTTATAAATTGTATCGAAAGCTCCCGATCTATTTCAGGAGCAATAGTGATTAACTTGACCTTTCCTCCAGAGGCTTCCATAACCTCGTCCAACCAGGATAGATCAGGCTTCATCATCCATTCTATTCGATGGACTCCTCGAGAACCTTCCGAAGGGGAAAGGAAAGGTCCCTCTAAATGAAAGCCAATGCAGTTGAGCGGCAAAGCGCAATGGAGCTGGTTAAGTTTTTGAAGATATTTTTGGTAGCTATTTCTAGGACGAGTAATAATGGTAGCTAAAAAATGGGTGCAGCCATTTTCAAAAAGTTTCCGACAGAGTATTTCAAACTGCTCGCTAGAAAGCCCTTCGCTGTTTACATCAATGCCTCCAAAACCGTTGATTTGAAGATCAACAAGCCCTGGGGCTATCCAGGGAAAAGAAAGAGAATCATGACTGTTTGGTATCCTTTCGATTTTTTTGTATACTCCCTTCTCGATACTGATTGACAGTGGCAGTCCGCTACGATAATCTCTTGCTTCAATTTTCATGGCATTGTTTTGAGGACGCACTAAGGATTTAGTGACTCCTTGACTAGTGGTAAGTTCTTTTTACGATCATAAAAGTAAGGAAGGCTAACGGAAAGCTTCTTTTTTATATACCCTTATATTATACAGTCTTGGTATGCTTTTTATGAAATAGGTTATTGTAAAACAAAATTATTTTTTCGAACAAAAATAGATAAGATTATGCCATTGGTTTTTCTTAAAACGTTTGGGTGTCAGATGAATGTCAGGGATTCGGAGCAGGTCCTCCAGGATTTTGTTGAAAAGGGCTATACAATTTCTCCCTCTGAAAAGCTTTCGGACATCATTCTCATTAATACCTGTTCTGTAAGAGCCATGGCTGAAGATAAAGCCATCGATAAGATGCTTTCTCTGAAGGGGCTTAAAGACAAAAATCCTTCGATTGTATTGGGAATTATTGGCTGTATGGCACAAAACCGTGGAGAAGAAATAGCAAAAAAATATCCTTTTATTGATCTTATCCTGGGCACACAAAAATTCCATAAAGTCGCAGAAATTGCTGATCAAATTTATAGAAATCCAAGAAGGCAGCAATGCTATATAGATCTTTCTGAGGAAGCAAACTCCCAAAATACGATCACCAAACATTTAGCAAAGAAAAGACAAGCTGTAGCCTATGTTTCTATTATGCAAGGCTGCAGCATGCATTGTGCCTTTTGTATTGTCCCTACAACCCGTGGCGAAGAGCGCTCTAGACCTGTTTCTGAAATTTTCGAAGAAGCGCAAAGCCTTACAGCAAACGGGGTAAAAGAAATTGTTTTGCTTGGCCAAATTGTTAATCGATACGGAGCCAAAGAATTTTCTTGGAAAAACGGCAAATCTCCTTTTGTACAACTTCTCGAACAATTAAGTACCCTAAAAACTTTAGAACGACTGCGGTTTACCTCTCCACATCCCATTGGTTTTAAAGAAGATCTTATCCGAGCTCTTAAAGAAATTCCGCAACTGTGTGAGCATGTGCATATTCCTGTACAATCAGGGAGCGACAGAATATTAAAAGCTATGCGCCGAGGATATACCCGTTCAAAGTTCCTTCAGCTTATCGAAAAGTTAAGGAAAGAGATTCCTGACATAGCTCTTTCAACAGATGTGATTGTGGGGTATCCTGGAGAAACAGAAGAAGATTTTCTTCAGACCTGCTCACTACTTGAAGAAGTACAATTTGACAACGCTTTTATTTTTCGATATTCTCCTCGGGAAGGAACCCCTGCAGCCAATCTGACGGAGCAGCTGAGCGAAGATATAAAATTTGAGCGCAATTACCAATTGTTAGAGATCCAAAACGCCATCACCTTAAAAAAATCGCAAAGACTTGTGGGTCAGACGGTAGAAATTTTAGTTGAAGGAGAAAGCAAAAAGAAAGCTGAAAAATTTCAGGGACGGACAAGGACCAATCATCTTGTCATTATACCTAA
Coding sequences within:
- the miaB gene encoding tRNA (N6-isopentenyl adenosine(37)-C2)-methylthiotransferase MiaB, coding for MPLVFLKTFGCQMNVRDSEQVLQDFVEKGYTISPSEKLSDIILINTCSVRAMAEDKAIDKMLSLKGLKDKNPSIVLGIIGCMAQNRGEEIAKKYPFIDLILGTQKFHKVAEIADQIYRNPRRQQCYIDLSEEANSQNTITKHLAKKRQAVAYVSIMQGCSMHCAFCIVPTTRGEERSRPVSEIFEEAQSLTANGVKEIVLLGQIVNRYGAKEFSWKNGKSPFVQLLEQLSTLKTLERLRFTSPHPIGFKEDLIRALKEIPQLCEHVHIPVQSGSDRILKAMRRGYTRSKFLQLIEKLRKEIPDIALSTDVIVGYPGETEEDFLQTCSLLEEVQFDNAFIFRYSPREGTPAANLTEQLSEDIKFERNYQLLEIQNAITLKKSQRLVGQTVEILVEGESKKKAEKFQGRTRTNHLVIIPKNERWRGELLPVKILQTTGHTFYGIPILSGFDDQPASDQIEQISSAR